The Elaeis guineensis isolate ETL-2024a chromosome 14, EG11, whole genome shotgun sequence genomic sequence CCGCAAGCTCAATGAGACGGAGATGAGATATGTCCCTCTACCTCTCAATTATGCCCACCTCAGCACCCTCCTTTCGCTTTGTGGTAGAGAGAGGAACTACCGACTCGGTTCTTCGATCCACGCTGCTATCATTAAGAATGCCAATCATTTTAGCTTCAATAACCATAACAGCAGTCTTCGTGATATCATGGTTGTTTGGAATGCTCTCCTGTCCATGTACTCGAAATGCGGCCAATTATTCGATGCAGtgaagatttttgatcgaatgcAAATGAGAGACTCTATATCCTGGAACTCGATGATTTCAGGTTGCTTGGTGAGGGATGAGTTAGAGATGGGATTTGGATACTTCAAACAAATGCACGAGTACGAAATTTTTCGATATGATCGTGCAACTTTGACGACTATTTTATCAGCTTGTGCAGAACCTGAGCTCCTGTCTGTGAGCGCGATGATGCATGCGTTGATAATTTCGAATGGCTATGAGCAGAAAATTCCGGTGGGGAATGCCTTGCTGACTGCTTACTTTAAATGTGGGTGTCCAACTTCAGCACATAAGGTGTTTGATGGGATGCAGGAAAGAAATATAGTTACATGGACTGCGATGGTCTCAGGACTTGCTCAGAGCCAGTTATGCAAGGAGAGCTTGATTTTATTTAAAGAGATGCGGCATGCGATGGAAGCTAACTCCTTGACCTACTCGAGCTCCCTGCTGGCTTGTTGTGGATTGCGAGCCCTCAACGAAGGGCAACAGATTCATGGGCTTGTCATCAAATCTGGGCTTCACTTGGACTTGTGTGTTGAGAGTGCTCTAATGGATTTGTACTCAAAGTGTGGCATAATGGAAGATGCACTTCTGATCTTTAGGTCTCATGAAGAACCCGACGAGGTTTTCTTGACTGTGATTCTAGTAGGTTTTGCGCAGAATGGAATGGAAGAGAGAACTTTTAAGCTTTTTGCTGAAATGGTGGGAGCAGGGATTGAGATTGATGCGAATATGATCTCGGCTGTTTTGGGGGCATTTGGTGCCTCAGCACCATTTGCCCTTGGGAAGCAAATCCATTCTATGGTTGTTAAGAAGTCTTTGGGATCAAATGTTTTTGTGAGCAATGGGCTCATTAACATGTACTCAAAGTGTGGCGAACTGATGGATTCTGTTAAAATCTTCAGCCGAATGGTTCATCAGAATTCAGTGtcatggaactctatgattgcaGCTTTTGCTCGTCATGGCCATGGATTTGAAGCACTTCAGCTCTATGAAGATATGAAATTGGAAGGCATAGAGCCAACAGATATCACATTTTTATCATTGCTTCATGCTTGCAGCCATGTGGGTTCTATTGAAAAGGGTATGGGGTTCTTGCATTCGATGTCAGTGGATCATGGGATTATCCCCAGGATGGAGCATTATGCATGTATGGTAGACATGTTGGGTCGTGCAGGTCTTCTGAATGATGCAAGAAGATTCATAGAAGAGTTGCCTGTAGAGCCTGGTCCTCTTCTTTGGCAGGCATTACTTGGTGCATGTAGCATTCATGGTAATTTGGAGATGGGAAAATATGCAGCCCAGCACTTACTTCTTGTGGAACCAGAATGCTCGGCAGCCTATGTGCTGCTGGCTAACATATCTTCGTCAGAAGGAAGATGGGCGGAGAGAGGTAGAATTATAAAGGAGATGAAGGAGAGAGGAGTGAAGAAGGATACAGGAATGAGTTGGATTGAGGTTGAGAAGGAAGTTCACATCTTTGTCGTGGAGGACAGGATCCATCCTGAAGCTGAGATTATTTATAAGGTATTGGATGAGTTGGTCGTTCTTATCAGAGATCAAGAGCATTTGCCAGACTAGAGTTTTGTACTCTATGACTTGGAATTGTAGAGGTCAAGGTAGCTCATGCATTCAGAGTCATAAAGATACAGCAAGTATGAAATAAACAGAAATTTGGAACAGATGGACTCCTGGATATCCAGAAAAGCAAGTTGAATCAGTAAGTATGAGGATGTTTCTCGTTTCTTTTTCATCAAGGAAAACTTACATCAAAATGACATTAAGTTAATATGACTGGACAGTAAACCACCATCTAGCTGTAGTGTTTGGTTTATATTAGATACCTTTTAACCACAGTATCTGAAACAATTGTAGGAATGATCTCTAGTTTTTAGAACAAGGGATTAAAAGGAACATATAGCTCATTTTTTACTTGACATGTACAACAACATATCTTTCAACTTCAGTAAtggaaattcttttttttttttttttctgttctgAATTAATATCTAAGACAGTATAACGCTTTCTACTTGTATTATTCCAAGAGAAAGATGGAGTTGCTACTTAAAAATCACATTTTCTGTTGTTTTGCAATTCCATCCCCAAGAAATAGCTGCAAATTTGATGTTTTTTTATAGCTTGCATAGGATACCTTTTAAGCAAAAGATTTTGGCAGCTCAAGATAAGTGTTTTAAAGGAACTGCTCATTATTGTAGGAGAATCCTTGGCTTTTCTGAAGTGAAAGTCAGATAAATCTGGCGCTTAAGATCAATTTGTTTGTAAAGAATTAATCAAGAAAGAAATAGCCACTCAGCTATGAAATTGAACCTGTAATATCAAAGAAACACTATATCTAAAACAAGTTCATGTTCGACTAGCTTAAGTCATTCCATGCAAGTCATATAAACTTCATTCTCAGAGTTCATGCCAAAGAGAAGTTTCTTGGTCTGGTGATTTGAAATGCTTGCAGCCCAACTTCGTGAATTGTAGATAATGATTGGCAAGAGTTGAACtgatttcttctcaattttcttatTGTACAAAATCCTTTCTTCTCCACATTAGTCATTGTGAAGTGGAAGTGCTTAGACTCCCACAATTCAAGTTCAACGGAAGTTTCTTAGCATGGTGATCGGAAGTGCTTGCACCACAACTTGACGTATTGCAGGTAATTAGAGGAAAAAGTGACTTAATCTCTTCTTGTATGGATTGATGCACAACAATTAGTCATTGTGAATTCATAGTTCATTTGCAGTTTTCGTGATAGTTTGTTTAGTAATACAAAAGCAGGAGAGCCATTCTAGATGTTAAGTCTTCCAAATTTTATCAGAACAAGTGAAAGTTGCATGGTTAGTTTATGACATTGAGAAATGGTGTTGTGAAAATTTCACTGAAAACGATTCatatttttcattaaaaacatAAATGCGTGTCATGAAGAAGGGCTTATACTGCGAAACAATCTTTGCCATTGACTGTGCTAAGATTCAAGATTAGTTTGAAGAACAGAAATTGTTCTATGATTCTGCATCTGATGATTCATCAccttctttcattttcttttgtCTTGAGGATCCACTGTGAATGGAAGCTATGATACTGCGAGCTGATTATGGTGCCTCTGGAGTCTTTGTCATTCAGCAATTCAGCTGCCACTTGAAGAAGACCTGCAAACCCAAATTCCTCCATAATTTCAATGCCTGAAATGAATGTAGTACACCTTAAACACATTGGTTtccacacttttttttttttttagttttaagtTATATAGGAATCCTATTGACAAATACTTCTGTATTTTAAACCACAACACCCATGGATTGTTTTTTACCTTTTATAGCTTGAGCTTCACAATAAACAGAATGAAcagttttaccaaaaaaaaaaagaataaacaaGCGGTGGAGATACTAAAAATGCAGCATTTCATACTCACCATCTTCTATGTGCACTTCAATATGGCAACAGCAACTTTGGCCCTCACCCTGAGGTTAGAATGACTCATGTAAGATTGAAGCTTTTTGAGGTAAGAACTCATCATCACCTCCAGTGGGCCCTCGCCCTTggtttctcctctcctcttctctctctccaaaACCCCGGCAGAGAAAAACCGGATGCCGGTGGATCGCCATCGCAACTAGCGAGTGGAGACTGACTACTTCTTCACGCTCCGGCATCGGATCCTCCGCCATTTTAATCCGACTTAAGAGCATCTAACTTCTACACTATTATTAAGCCACAAAACCAACTTGTATTTAGACtgtttatgaaattatttatatCCATTTTTACTTGatattattcttttattttttgtaattccGAATTGGTTATCCAATATGATCCGGATAATCCGATCCAAATAAAGATTAAATGGAAAGGTTGGCTATCTAACAAATTTACCATATTTTGATAGAATAGAATAAGAATTTTTGAACAAATTGTTAATTAGATCTGGGATGGACTCAcatagtagaattttatatggatTCGAATCTCGATAAGAAAAATTTTGTAGGTACCGTATCTATTGCCATTCTTATCCCTATTTCCCGACCCAAGCGTTGAACCAAAAGCAATGATTGATGGATCTTAGACCTGGAGGCAGTGAAACCAGCTAACTACTAACAAGTATAGGATTGGGATCTCATCGTACCATTATGAGTCCACTTCCATATTGTTTTGACTTGCggtcggtttttttttttttttttgaagataaaaaatttatctaaaaatttatattttttaaaataaatattttttaaataatatttagataaaaaattatttattcatatttttttatatattaaaaatgattaaaaatttgttattcatgttcttttgcattattagTTTTTTGATAAATAGCTAAGATTTATCTACATTTCTCATAAtactttttattatataaatattatatataattttataatataatatattatattataatatattattttgtatgttttaatgtatataatatatattcataaaatatagataatatatattatacataaaatataatataatataattaatataatataatataatataaatattataatatttatatattaaaataatatattattacattatattttattttattataataatataagatattaatattatattataataataaataagatattatactataggattatattattataataatatattctattaaaataatgaaatattattatcttatattattataagataatattatatattattataggaTTATGAGTAtattaagaataaaataaaaatattttttgattaatgagaaaataattttatccatcTCCTAGATGGATAAGACTTCCTCTCATCTTATGCATAAATATTatccatgaaaaaataatttatctatctgGAGAAGTGTAAAAATATGATAAGTTAGttagtaaaaaaattgattaacttTCTAATGATGTTTACCTATTAAAGAACAAGCCCTCACAAACTCACAGGATCACACCTATTCAAAAATCACTAAATCCAGACTAACATGGGCAACGGACCGAGCTGCCCATTATATGGTCCGGTCTGGCATAAAACGAGCCATGCAGACATGGCCATTTGCTACAGTAACGAGCCGTGTCAAGTATGGCCCATTAAAAGGGGTCGGGCCAGGCCGAACTGAGGGATTGCGGCCGCGGCCTAGGCTCACATGGCCCATAAGGCCCGGGGCCAGGCACGGCCGACACGGTCCAGTCCGATCCAAGCTCGGCACAACCTGCTTGCTGGttaatctttttttaaatttaaaaaatataatttttttataaattaaaaaaggtTAAATATAGATGTGAGatgtttttgtaaaaataaaagaCCATATTGTAATGGTGTGAGGTTTGGCGTGAACTCTTACTAATGTATTAATAATAATCAAATGGTACAAAGAGGAAGGGGACTAGGCCTAACCTCTGAATAcaatgagaaagagagaagaaattgaAATGACTCActcaataattaaaagataaaaattaaaaattataaatatctagcattaataaataaaaatcttaCTGATCGTTAATTCGCCATACATCATCGATAGTATTTGTGTCGTCATCGTCATCGGATGTTGTATTATATCCACTTTTATCTTGAAGTCTCATCTCGGCATCCAATCAATCTTTGAAGCAAACAGCATCTCAACTGTTTTGTCGGTTATTCTACTCATCTTTTCGTCTAGAATACGTCAACCTACACTAAAACAGATTTCGATACTACTGTGGATATTGGCATAGCTAAGATATACGTGCAATGACGATATTACaggatattaatttttaatattttttcatcaagctAACACATCAagattctctatttgattttcatcatataCAGATTGAAGATCATTTCGTAAATAAAATTCAAGTTCACTACTTAAAGATGAAGATGTAGATGAACTTGAAGAAGCATGTGTATGTCTCCTATATGTAATGAATGAGAAAacagatgatgaacagaagtatTAGAAGAAGAGGTAGAGATTTGTGAACAGGGTACTAGACTCACGAACTTTTCatcatataaatataaatatcatgaaaaaattggtTTACTTCTGCTTTAGCGAGTTCGGATCTTGATTCATTTTTACAATATGCATCAAGTAAAATTAACACACCACTTAATTTAACATGTGGATCAAATACAGCAGCTAAATTATGCACAGGACATATCCTGTCCTAATATTATTCATTTAGAttctattttataaataatagattttaaaatattatcatatctaTGTTGTGCAAATTTTTGACTAATAAGATATACTTGTTGTAAAAATAAACAAGAGATTGGATAATAAACACCAGAAAAAATTTCAGTGGCATTATAAaaactaatcaattttttttcaaaattttatctttgttccaATTAGTTTCAATCAATGTAAAACCTAATCTATGATATTAATATATGtgcttaataaatttttatatggatatgcaTCATATATCATGGTATATGTTGAATTTCAATGAGTAACTacattaagtttaaattttttaaaatatttaccatGATCTATACACATTTGCTTAAATTCTTGAAGCTTGCTCTCGAAGCTTGCATAAAAGAAACTATATTTTTGTTCTTATAATAATATCTTGAACCATACCTATGGCAGATTGAACAGAGAGATTTAAAATATGACATGCAcatctaatattaataaatttctaTTTAAAATGGGATGCAATGAGTCTTTCAATAATCTGACAGCAGAATTATTATTAGATGCATTATCAAAAGTAataacataattttatcattaataccaTATGTACATGTAAtttgataaatatattaaaaatttattgtccagaatgaaaaattaaaagtacaaaaagcaagaatatatttatttaatagctatcattatcaatataataacagtaaagtaataaaataataactacCAACAGATGTTATCCAAATATCAAAGCTAATAATACTTTGAATCTGTCTCACagagtttcaattaaattttatttattactaaaaattagtCATAGCTACTCTTCTAAAATATGTTTACTAATTCTTTTATAAATAGTTGTAGAACTAATTGAACatattctttaaaattaaaagactcatataagctaaaaaataatttatccttaACTATCTATTttatcagtatttttttttattttcatgattatATGCAAAATTACTATAAAACTATCCTCTTGTATATTAAGATACTTTGAAAACAGCATCACTCATTATACGACTCTCTtgatatctttttaaatagtcAGTTCCTCCATTATTAACCCAACTATATAATTTGGCacattttttatattttgcttttaaaattttattaccataactatttcaAAATCATTCCATACAGTACTAGTCCTCTTACAGAAGAAGATAACCTTCGATATTAGTCTCAGAGGGATAGAAACAGTAGTTTCTTGTCTTTCAAAATCGGAAGAATGCCAAAATGGCTCTCATCAAAAGATGCCATATCTATATATGAGTTatgcaaataataaaaattaaccaaaataaCAAATGGAGAAATTGAATAGAGTAGGCCGGTGGAGATTTGTGAGCTTCCTTTTGTGCTCCTCAAGACCTCAATAAGGACCTCCAAGCTCCAAGGCTTC encodes the following:
- the LOC105057552 gene encoding pentatricopeptide repeat-containing protein At3g05340, with translation MRYVPLPLNYAHLSTLLSLCGRERNYRLGSSIHAAIIKNANHFSFNNHNSSLRDIMVVWNALLSMYSKCGQLFDAVKIFDRMQMRDSISWNSMISGCLVRDELEMGFGYFKQMHEYEIFRYDRATLTTILSACAEPELLSVSAMMHALIISNGYEQKIPVGNALLTAYFKCGCPTSAHKVFDGMQERNIVTWTAMVSGLAQSQLCKESLILFKEMRHAMEANSLTYSSSLLACCGLRALNEGQQIHGLVIKSGLHLDLCVESALMDLYSKCGIMEDALLIFRSHEEPDEVFLTVILVGFAQNGMEERTFKLFAEMVGAGIEIDANMISAVLGAFGASAPFALGKQIHSMVVKKSLGSNVFVSNGLINMYSKCGELMDSVKIFSRMVHQNSVSWNSMIAAFARHGHGFEALQLYEDMKLEGIEPTDITFLSLLHACSHVGSIEKGMGFLHSMSVDHGIIPRMEHYACMVDMLGRAGLLNDARRFIEELPVEPGPLLWQALLGACSIHGNLEMGKYAAQHLLLVEPECSAAYVLLANISSSEGRWAERGRIIKEMKERGVKKDTGMSWIEVEKEVHIFVVEDRIHPEAEIIYKVLDELVVLIRDQEHLPD